In Opitutaceae bacterium TAV5, one genomic interval encodes:
- a CDS encoding LacI family transcriptional regulator encodes MSGSTHRSPTLQDIADRTGFSRSAVSLALRGHPSLPAATRDAICKAAAAIGYRPNPLVAALMAQLRDRRRQTASRRETIAVVHRHPAGARRASPSNYYYVLRKALLREAAARGLDVDEFHHERGRMPDARLSQVLLAREIHGVVLFPGSSPGDPGLEYPDLDWPGFTTVLIGSRTCRREFHQVVADHTWNIDLALEHARTGGARRIGMAVPEAQDRATNHVWASRFLLYQNGISRRDRVPLFSPPGSTTLPPALLVDWVRRHRPEVILISGSGVRDHLAAAGIHAPRHVRLINLAQRGEKDLAGINPHTEEVGRAAVELLVSMLQANQRGLPEFPRVISVKGRWAPGASFPESAGS; translated from the coding sequence ATGTCCGGTTCGACGCACAGATCTCCCACGCTGCAAGATATCGCCGATCGCACCGGCTTCAGCCGGTCGGCCGTGTCGCTGGCGTTGCGCGGGCACCCGAGCCTGCCGGCGGCCACGCGCGACGCCATCTGCAAGGCAGCAGCCGCCATCGGCTACCGCCCCAATCCGCTCGTCGCCGCCCTCATGGCCCAGCTTCGCGACCGCCGCCGGCAGACGGCCTCCCGCCGCGAGACGATCGCGGTCGTCCACCGCCATCCGGCCGGGGCGAGGCGCGCCAGTCCGTCCAATTACTACTACGTGCTCCGGAAGGCGCTCCTGCGCGAGGCCGCCGCGCGCGGGCTCGATGTGGACGAGTTTCATCACGAACGCGGCCGCATGCCCGATGCCCGTCTCAGCCAGGTGCTTCTCGCGCGCGAGATTCACGGAGTCGTCCTTTTCCCCGGCTCCAGCCCCGGCGATCCCGGACTCGAATATCCCGACCTCGACTGGCCGGGCTTCACGACCGTGCTTATCGGTTCCCGCACCTGCCGCCGCGAGTTTCATCAGGTCGTGGCGGACCATACCTGGAATATCGATCTCGCGCTCGAGCACGCCCGTACCGGCGGCGCGCGCCGGATCGGCATGGCCGTGCCGGAAGCGCAGGACCGGGCCACCAACCACGTGTGGGCCTCGCGCTTCCTCCTTTACCAGAACGGCATTTCGCGCCGCGACCGTGTGCCGCTGTTTTCCCCGCCCGGCAGCACGACGCTTCCGCCTGCGTTGCTGGTCGACTGGGTTCGCCGGCATCGCCCGGAAGTGATCCTCATTTCCGGCAGCGGCGTTCGCGACCATCTGGCGGCGGCCGGCATCCACGCGCCCCGGCACGTCAGGCTGATCAATCTGGCGCAACGCGGGGAAAAGGATCTCGCCGGCATCAATCCGCATACCGAAGAGGTGGGACGCGCCGCCGTCGAATTGCTCGTTTCCATGCTCCAGGCCAACCAGCGCGGCCTGCCGGAGTTTCCCCGCGTCATCTCCGTCAAGGGCCGGTGGGCGCCCGGAGCATCCTTTCCGGAGTCCGCCGGGAGCTGA
- a CDS encoding adenylosuccinate synthase: MSLSPFSSQLIADVGISLGDEGKGRLIPEVVHELRETPRPVSVVLKVNGGANSGHTAAGIKLNLLPAGVVEGCIRHLAIGSGVVADPRKAWWEAQPLERKGYKVLSRLLIDERAMVSDLTHRLLDLAWEDYRTGVIHEEPRGSTGRGITPAYLDEAGQWQITYADFLGPREDFARKLAQRADRALRIIEHVCRTSAVTFAGFFDKLSAAELRANAEAIELGVFEKAEFDFTVFRGAAPFTLDLEKLTETYWLAGRRLAQNIGEVRELILGEVRAGRTVIGEFGQAYWLDKRHGFSPNVTASHTFTPEFFQSAGIPVQPIHTFGVAKAYDTKVGTHTFITQMDDAHPLAVILKKLEFGTSTGRQRMVGWYDAVEKGDALRYGGFQDVMINKLDALTHQGDWSGDLLIATAYEDAAGKRYHHVPRNDAVRKTLRPVYSQHPGWSEDVSRIRHFADLPKNAQRYVAAMMRTLLEVAYHGETLPDDPAKLPNLRYLGVGPEPSQIIKDVPPTAELIRLG; the protein is encoded by the coding sequence ATGTCTCTCTCTCCTTTCTCCAGTCAGCTCATTGCGGATGTCGGCATTTCCCTCGGTGACGAGGGCAAGGGCCGCCTGATTCCCGAAGTTGTCCACGAGCTGCGCGAGACGCCCCGCCCCGTCAGTGTCGTCCTCAAGGTCAACGGCGGCGCCAATTCCGGCCACACCGCCGCGGGCATCAAGCTCAACCTCCTGCCCGCCGGCGTCGTCGAAGGCTGCATCCGCCACCTTGCCATCGGCAGCGGCGTCGTCGCCGATCCGCGCAAGGCCTGGTGGGAAGCGCAGCCTCTCGAACGCAAGGGTTACAAGGTCCTCTCCCGCCTCCTCATCGACGAGCGCGCCATGGTCTCCGACCTCACCCACCGCCTGCTCGACCTCGCGTGGGAAGACTACCGCACCGGCGTCATCCACGAAGAACCGCGCGGCTCCACCGGCCGCGGCATCACGCCCGCCTACCTCGACGAGGCCGGACAGTGGCAGATCACGTACGCCGACTTCCTCGGCCCCCGCGAGGATTTTGCCCGCAAGCTCGCGCAGCGCGCCGACCGCGCCCTGCGCATCATCGAACATGTCTGCCGGACGAGCGCCGTCACCTTTGCCGGGTTTTTCGACAAACTCTCCGCCGCCGAACTGCGCGCCAATGCCGAAGCCATCGAGCTCGGCGTGTTCGAAAAGGCCGAGTTCGATTTCACCGTTTTCCGGGGAGCCGCCCCCTTCACGCTCGACCTCGAAAAACTCACCGAAACGTACTGGCTCGCCGGCCGCCGCCTCGCGCAGAACATCGGCGAAGTCCGCGAACTCATCCTCGGCGAAGTCCGCGCCGGGCGCACCGTCATCGGCGAGTTCGGTCAAGCCTACTGGCTCGACAAGCGCCACGGTTTTTCGCCCAACGTCACCGCCTCGCACACCTTCACGCCGGAGTTTTTCCAGAGCGCCGGCATCCCGGTGCAGCCCATCCACACCTTCGGCGTCGCCAAGGCGTACGACACCAAGGTCGGCACCCACACCTTCATCACGCAGATGGACGACGCGCACCCGCTCGCCGTCATCCTGAAAAAACTCGAATTCGGCACCTCCACCGGCCGCCAGCGCATGGTCGGCTGGTACGACGCCGTGGAAAAGGGCGACGCCCTCCGCTACGGCGGTTTCCAGGACGTGATGATCAACAAGCTCGACGCCCTCACCCACCAGGGCGACTGGTCCGGCGACCTCCTCATCGCCACCGCCTACGAGGATGCCGCCGGCAAACGTTACCACCACGTGCCGCGCAACGATGCCGTGCGCAAGACGCTGCGCCCCGTGTACTCGCAACACCCCGGCTGGAGCGAGGACGTTTCGAGGATCCGCCACTTTGCCGACCTGCCGAAAAACGCGCAGCGCTACGTCGCCGCGATGATGCGCACGCTGCTCGAAGTCGCGTATCACGGCGAGACGCTCCCGGACGACCCGGCAAAACTCCCCAACCTGCGCTACCTCGGCGTCGGACCGGAGCCGTCGCAGATCATCAAGGACGTGCCGCCCACCGCCGAACTGATCCGCCTCGGGTAA
- a CDS encoding urea amidolyase, translated as MSIEPLGDSALLVMPGDRADEPTLAKVLALAKALRANLLPGVHDIVTAVTSVAVLFRPDRIAITGNLTPMEVVRAWVTPLAKKAASAKSLPAGREVLVPVCYGDDAGPDLGAVARHAGLSPDEVVALHTEARYRVAAVGFAPGFPYLLGLPAKLHVPRRSSPRARVPAGSVGIGGGQTGIYPAATPGGWQIIGKTPLTLFDPAADRPTLLEPGDRVRFAAIPESEALAMATPPPETRAGGGRASGRSRSSGSEQEAPAGVIEVLRPGSLTSVQDPGRPGYSSIGVTPGGAMDAISARIANILAGNPEDAPVLELGMSGPRLHFSQEAVVALAGARIAGVATARPWRVQAGEVLELGRFTAGNFAYLAVAGGLQVPVILGGAGTHLGAGFGGWQGRTLRTGDEIPWCAPPGGLPAHGTWSTAEQVPVTKAADATRDSPVVIRCVRGVQADWFDERARRAFVTGTFAITRKTDRMGMRLDGPTLTLREPREMISQPVVTGSVQVPPNGKPIVLLADRQTIGGYPQIAHVISADLPRLVQTRPGGAVQFVEVSVTEAQRAWLDQTGRLTRLRMAVSWKRGGR; from the coding sequence ATGTCGATCGAGCCTCTGGGAGATTCCGCCTTGCTGGTCATGCCGGGAGACCGTGCCGACGAGCCGACGCTGGCCAAGGTGCTGGCGCTGGCCAAGGCCTTGCGGGCCAACCTGCTCCCGGGCGTTCACGATATCGTGACCGCCGTCACGTCGGTCGCAGTCCTGTTCCGGCCGGACCGGATTGCGATCACGGGCAACCTCACGCCGATGGAGGTCGTCCGGGCCTGGGTAACGCCTCTCGCGAAAAAAGCGGCCTCGGCCAAATCCCTGCCGGCGGGACGCGAAGTGCTCGTGCCGGTCTGCTACGGCGACGACGCAGGACCGGATCTCGGCGCCGTGGCGCGGCATGCCGGGCTGTCCCCCGACGAAGTGGTGGCGCTTCACACCGAAGCCCGCTACCGGGTGGCGGCGGTGGGTTTTGCACCGGGGTTTCCCTACCTGCTCGGTCTGCCCGCGAAGCTGCATGTGCCGCGCCGGTCCAGTCCGCGGGCGCGCGTGCCCGCCGGCAGCGTGGGCATCGGCGGCGGGCAGACGGGCATCTATCCGGCCGCCACTCCGGGCGGCTGGCAGATTATCGGGAAAACGCCGCTCACCCTGTTCGATCCGGCCGCCGACCGGCCCACCCTGCTCGAACCGGGGGACCGGGTGCGGTTTGCGGCGATTCCGGAAAGCGAGGCCCTGGCCATGGCCACCCCGCCACCGGAAACACGCGCCGGCGGCGGGCGCGCGTCGGGGCGGTCCCGTTCGTCAGGCAGCGAACAGGAGGCGCCGGCCGGCGTGATCGAGGTGCTGCGGCCCGGCTCGCTGACGTCGGTGCAGGACCCGGGCCGGCCGGGTTATTCGTCGATCGGCGTGACGCCCGGCGGGGCGATGGATGCGATCTCGGCGCGCATTGCCAACATCCTCGCGGGAAATCCGGAGGACGCTCCGGTGCTGGAGCTGGGTATGTCCGGCCCGCGCCTGCATTTTTCGCAAGAGGCCGTGGTCGCCCTGGCCGGAGCCCGGATTGCCGGCGTGGCCACAGCGCGGCCATGGCGGGTTCAGGCCGGCGAAGTGCTGGAGCTGGGGCGTTTCACGGCGGGCAATTTCGCGTATCTGGCCGTGGCGGGCGGTCTCCAGGTGCCGGTGATTCTGGGCGGCGCGGGCACCCATCTCGGCGCCGGTTTCGGAGGCTGGCAGGGCCGCACGCTGCGAACCGGCGACGAGATCCCCTGGTGCGCTCCGCCCGGCGGTCTCCCTGCCCACGGCACATGGAGCACCGCCGAGCAGGTGCCGGTGACGAAGGCGGCGGACGCCACGCGGGACAGCCCGGTCGTGATCCGCTGCGTGCGCGGAGTCCAGGCCGACTGGTTCGACGAGCGCGCGCGGCGGGCCTTTGTGACCGGGACGTTCGCGATCACCCGCAAGACCGACCGGATGGGCATGCGCCTCGACGGGCCGACGCTGACCCTGCGCGAGCCGCGCGAGATGATTTCGCAACCGGTCGTCACCGGCTCCGTGCAGGTGCCGCCCAACGGGAAGCCGATCGTGCTGCTGGCCGACCGGCAGACGATCGGCGGGTATCCGCAAATCGCCCACGTGATTTCGGCGGATCTGCCCCGGCTGGTGCAGACGAGGCCGGGCGGCGCGGTGCAGTTTGTCGAGGTTTCCGTCACCGAGGCGCAGCGCGCCTGGCTGGACCAGACCGGCCGGCTGACGCGCCTGCGGATGGCTGTATCCTGGAAACGGGGGGGACGATGA
- a CDS encoding LamB/YcsF family protein → MRVDLNADLGEGSPADEALLERVTSASIACGGHAGDAATMLRTVRAAKARGVRVGAHPGYEDREHFGRRALHLPPGEVRALVARQVGALATICDSEGVPLAHVKPHGALYNQAAADAGIAAEIIASVMDSPLPGDGREPVARKHPVLIFAPPSSALARLAEEHGLPVCAEVFADRRYRADGSLATRDQPGALIESPEDMCAQVLGILRERRVRTLEGSWLALHGDTVCLHGDGPHALAFARTLRRALQKEGVTIAAP, encoded by the coding sequence CTGCGCGTGGACCTGAACGCCGACCTCGGCGAAGGCAGCCCGGCGGACGAGGCGCTGCTGGAACGGGTGACCTCGGCCAGCATCGCCTGCGGCGGCCACGCCGGCGATGCCGCCACGATGCTGCGGACGGTGCGCGCCGCCAAAGCCCGCGGGGTACGTGTCGGCGCCCATCCCGGCTACGAAGACCGCGAACATTTCGGCCGGCGGGCGCTGCACCTGCCCCCGGGCGAGGTGCGCGCTCTCGTGGCACGCCAAGTCGGCGCGCTGGCGACGATCTGCGATTCCGAGGGGGTACCGCTGGCACACGTGAAACCCCACGGCGCGCTCTACAACCAGGCGGCGGCGGATGCCGGCATCGCCGCGGAAATCATCGCCAGCGTCATGGATTCTCCGCTACCCGGCGATGGACGGGAGCCGGTGGCCCGGAAACACCCCGTCCTGATCTTCGCGCCGCCGTCGAGCGCCCTTGCCCGGCTGGCCGAAGAGCACGGCCTGCCGGTCTGCGCGGAGGTGTTTGCGGACCGCCGTTACCGGGCGGATGGCTCCCTTGCGACGCGCGATCAACCGGGTGCGTTGATCGAATCGCCTGAAGACATGTGCGCGCAGGTCCTCGGCATCCTGCGCGAGCGGCGTGTGCGCACGCTGGAGGGGAGCTGGCTCGCCCTGCACGGCGACACCGTCTGCCTGCACGGCGACGGACCGCACGCGCTGGCGTTCGCACGCACGCTGCGAAGGGCGCTGCAAAAGGAAGGCGTGACTATCGCCGCACCGTGA